GAAGAGCCGGTACGCCGCCGCTCCGGGCGATGCAATCCAGTCGACGCGCACGATCGAGCAGGAGGTGTCGCTCGCCGCGATCGCGGCCGGAGGATCGGGAGGCGGCGTCGCGGCACCGATCGCGGAAGCCGGCGCCGACCATCCGCACGAGTTCCCTGCCTGCACTTCGTAACGATGCTCGCCGCGCGAGGGACGGTCGTCGTAGGTCGTCCGCGGCGAGGAAACGACCGCGATCGGCCCGCCGTCGCGCAACACCCGATAATGTGCCGCGCCCGACGACGGATCCCACGAAAGCCGGACGATCGCGCAAAGCCCCTCGCTCGCGGTGAGGTTCTCGGGTTTCGCGGGCAGCCTCTCGGGAGAGCCGATCGCCTGCGCCGAAAGCGCCGATTCCCCGCACCCGTTGTAGGCGAGCACGCGATACGCGCTCGGCCTCGAGGGCGCCCCCGCGTCTTCGTACGAAGTCGCGTTCGCCGCCGCTTCTGCGATCTTCGTCCCGTCGCGGAAGATCCGGTATCCCGACTCGCCCGCGACATCGTTCCACTCGACCCGCACGCGCCCGCAGAGGTTCGACGAGGCCCGCACGCCGAAGGGAGCAGCCGGAGGATCGCACGCATATCGCGCGATCCGGGACGCCGGAACGCGGCCCGCCTCCTGGAACGACCCGCCCGCGACGAGCCCGCCGCGAAACACGGCGAGCGCGCGCACCCTTCCGTCCGGTCCGAGATGAAACGCCTCCCACGAGGGGGAACGGAAGCGAGCGATATTCTTCGTCGGGATGCCGTCCGCGCGGTCGAAGAGACCTCCCGCCGCGGGCGCGCCGTCGAACGAAGCGAAGCAATGAACCGTCCCGCTTGTTCCGCCCCCGAGAGCGCCCCACGCGGAGCCGTTCCAAACGGCGACTCGGCTCGCCGGCGATCCTCCCGCGAGGGCGAAATCGCCGCCGGCAAGAAGAAGACCGCCTTCAACGAGAAGAGCGCGAACCGTTCCGTCGGTTCCCGCGCCGAGAGAGGACCACGAAGAGCTGTTCCATCGCGCGACGTTCGGGGCGGGCGCGCTTCCTGCTGACATAAACGATCCACCTGCGAAGAGATCCCCCCCGAGAACCGCGAGCGCATGGACAGGCCCGTCGGTTCCGGCGCCGAGAGCGCTCCACGCGCTTCCGTCCCAGACCGCGAGGTTGGACGCGGGAACACTTCCCGCGGAGGCGAAGGAGCCGGCGGCGACGAGCCGGCCGTCGTACACCGCGAGCGCCCGAACCGGTCCGTCCGTGCCGCCTCCGAGCGGCGCCCACGACGATCCGTTCCAGCGCGCGATCCGGCTCGCGGCGGCGCCCCCCGCCTCGGTGAAATCGCCTCCCGCGACGAGCGCGCCGTTCCAAATCGCGAGCGCCTCGACCGGACCGTTCAGACCCGCGCCGAGCGCGCTCCAGGATTGCCCGTCCCACCGCGCGACGCGGTTCGCCGCCGCGCCCCCCGCCTCGGTGAAATCGCCGCCGGCGATGAGCGCGTCGCCGAAAACGACGAGCGCTCGCGCGTCGCCATTCAGTCCGGATCCGAGCGGATGCCAGGCGGGGATCCCCACGGGCGTTCCGCCGCCGGGGGGAACCAGCGTCTCGTCCGCGCGCGCGCCGCCGATCGCGACGAGCAGAACAAAGAAGACGAGAAGAACCGAGGGGGCGGCGCCGTGCGGCGCGGCGCGGAAGATCCGCCGATCGCCGGCGGCGTCGACTCTCGCGGAAATCGGAAGAAGCACGGCCCACCTCCTCCGCTCCGGGCGCGCGGCGCCTCGCCCGGAGGGATGCGGAACCCCGGGGACACCGCCCGCGCGATGATCCGGACGGCTCCCCGTTCGACGCCGCCATTCTATCGAAAGCCGCGCGCGCTCACAAGCCGGGCTGGAATTCGGTACATGATACCCTAATTCTGAATACCCTGTTTCGAAATTCGGTAAATTTGAATTCGGTACCTGATACCCTGTTTCCGAGCGGCGACTCGACAGATGGCAGGACTCTCCACAAACAAGGTATCAAATAGGGTATCAGGTACCGAACTAACGCGGGTGGGCGTACTCCGGGTGATCGATGGTTCGGATCCGCTCGACGTACTCCGCGTCGGAGACCTCGTTTCTCCAGATTCCGGCCGCCCGCGCTGCCGCATAGCCCGCCGTGAAGAGAAGGACGACCGCGAAGGCGAACGACAAGACGCCGATCCGCCGCCGCTTCGCGCCCAGCGCGAGGGCCGGCTCGACCGGACACGCCGCCACGCAGTCGAGACACCCCGTGCACTCGACGCTCAACGTCTCCTTCTTGGACGAGACGGGAAGCCTCGCCATGCAGACCCGGTCGCAGATGCCGCATCCGGTGCACGCCTCGTCGTTCCGGCGGATCCGCACAGGAGATCGCCACGAGAAGAAACCGAGAAGCGCGCCGTACGGGCAGAGAAAGCGGCACCACGCCCCCTGAACGAAGACCGAGGCGACGGCGAGAACCGCGAGCAGCGCCGCCGCGGTCGTTCCGAGCCTCGCGAAGAAGAGGTACATCTTCACGTCGGAAACGCGGTTGTAGGGCGACTCGATGAAGCCGCGAAGCTCCGCGGCGCTCATGCCGAAGATCGCCCAAAGGAAGAACGCGAGAAGGAGATACTTGAGACTTCGAAGTCCGATGTCGACCGGACGCGGCGGCCGGAAGTTCCTTCGAAAGAGCTTCTGTCCGACGCGGGCGAGCGATTCCGAGAGGAGCCCGACCGGACAGATCCACGAGCAGAACGCCTTGCGAAGAAAAAGCGCCGTCGCGATGAAGATGACGAAGAGAACCGTCGCCGCGGGGTGGACCCTGTTCAGCGTCCCCTGATGGATCCAGTCGAGAAGCCCCATGAGCCCGCTGATCGGGAGAAAGCCCTCCACCCCCGGAGGGCGAACGGGAAGAGGCGTTCGACCCTCGCGGGCGGCATCGAGGAAGAAGGCGAACTGCACGCCGAGGAAGACGCAAAGGAGAGCGAACGCGGTCTGCACGACGAGCCGCGCGCGAAACGACAGGTACGGCTTGACCCCCGCCGTTCCGCGAAGCCACGACGCGGCCTTCGCCGCCCGCTCGGCTGCGAACCTTGAGACGTGAATCACGCGCGAACCTCCTCGGGGGGATTCTCCGGGCCCGGGTGGAGCAGCCGAAGCGCGTTGAACACGACGAGAAGCGAGACCCCCATGTCGGCGCCGATCGCGCCCCACAGCGAGGGGTGCCCCGCGAACGTGAGCGCGACGAACGCCCCCTTCACGGCGATCGACGCGGCCACGTTCTGTTTAATAATGGAGAGCATTCGTCGCGCGTGCCGCACGAGCCAGGGGAGCCGGAGAAGGTCGTCGCTCATGAGCGCGACATCCGCCGTCTCGATCGCGGCGTCCGATCCGGCGGCGCCCATCGCGATCCCGACGCTCGCGCGCGCCATCGCGGGGGCGTCGTTGACGCCGTCCCCGAGCATCCCGACCGTTTCGTGCGCGCGCGAGAGATCTTCCACCGCGCGCACCTTGTCCTCGGGGAGAAGCTCCGCGCGCACCTCGTCGACGCCTGTCTTACGGCCGACCGCGTCGGCCGTGCCGCGGTTGTCTCCGGTCAGCATGACGATCGGGCGGATCCCCGCCGCGCGGAGCGCGTCAATCGCGCGGCGCGCATC
The genomic region above belongs to Candidatus Eisenbacteria bacterium and contains:
- a CDS encoding 4Fe-4S binding protein codes for the protein MIHVSRFAAERAAKAASWLRGTAGVKPYLSFRARLVVQTAFALLCVFLGVQFAFFLDAAREGRTPLPVRPPGVEGFLPISGLMGLLDWIHQGTLNRVHPAATVLFVIFIATALFLRKAFCSWICPVGLLSESLARVGQKLFRRNFRPPRPVDIGLRSLKYLLLAFFLWAIFGMSAAELRGFIESPYNRVSDVKMYLFFARLGTTAAALLAVLAVASVFVQGAWCRFLCPYGALLGFFSWRSPVRIRRNDEACTGCGICDRVCMARLPVSSKKETLSVECTGCLDCVAACPVEPALALGAKRRRIGVLSFAFAVVLLFTAGYAAARAAGIWRNEVSDAEYVERIRTIDHPEYAHPR